The Plectropomus leopardus isolate mb unplaced genomic scaffold, YSFRI_Pleo_2.0 unplaced_scaffold29083, whole genome shotgun sequence genome segment gtgtgtgtgtgtcagtgcgaGTCCTCGTTCAGGAAGCTGATGGACTCGCTGTGCTGGCTGCTCAGAGCTCACGCTGCGCTCACCTCTCAGGGTCAGTCACCTCGATCTCTGCCGATCactttattgattattattgttattgttgttgattttattgACTGTCTGTCCTCAGTCCTCAGCTCCGTCCACTATGAGCAGATCCAGATGTGTGAGGACGTCggtgtgtctctgctgtgtgtccAGATGTGGATTCAAACCTGCACAGCcagcaggtaacacacacacacacacacacacacacacacacacacactcttgttctacttgtatttttgattttccactttttttatttgtctgtgtttatttttatttatctcacttctttttgtctctttctttatttgatcgtttttgctttgtgtttgtgttttttgtgtgtttcgtctctttttgcttgttttatcgttgtttttcttgtttgtctctttgtttgttttgttgtgggtttttgtggtttgtttgtttattttgtctcgTTGTTTTCTCGATGATAATAATCTGTGTTGTTGGTAAATTGCTGACGCGCTCGCTCTCTGCAGGGACTTCCTGTCCGGGCTGAGCGACGACTCCGTCCTGCTGCTCCTCAATGAGGCCGTCGGCCAATTAGCAGTCAGCGGCGACTCCTCGGTGGGCGGGGCCTCAGTCAGACTGATCCTCCTGATGGCCAATCAGCAGAAGGCGCGGCTGcggcccctcctcctccatttcagaggtcagaggtcatatTCATTAGTAATAAAGTCATTACATGGAGGTCACGGTGAGGTCActgtgaggtcactgtgacctcacctTGAGGTCACCGTGTCTCTGCAGGTCTCGACAGCCTATTGGACAAAGACtggagggggcggggctttGACCAGGACTTGGATCAGCTGATTGCGCTCATCCGCTCTGACGGGACGTCTCAGGTCTGTCCACGTCCCCGATGGAAAGAGTCTTATCTTCccgctgacctctgacccctccgctctgtgtgcaggtgtgtgctGAGCGTGTGCGGGCGGCGTGCGTGATCCAGGCGGCATGGAGGTCGTATCGGACCCGACGCCGGGTGAGGAGCCTGAACCGAGCGGTCAGCACGCTGCAGAGGAGATACAGGTGGAGTGGCGTTTTCACGTGGTGGCGTTTTCACGTGGTGGCGTCACTgttataatgtgtgtgtgtgtgtgtgtgtgtgtgtgtgtgtcagggcgcggcggaggcagcagcagcagcaggaggagcggCAGCGATGGGAGGAGGAGCTGAAGTACCAGGTGAGAGTCACCCTGCAGTGTGAACGCCGTTACTGCAGGTACACGTGATGTCGCTTTTGTCCAGGTGTCAATAAAAACGGCAGAAAACAAAACGTTTAGGGGAAATAAAAATCTCAGGAAAgttcttgtgctttttactaatttctttttcattcgAGGCTCAGTTGTCTGTCGttgtcttcatgtttttttaaaaattcaggcTAATTTGTTCCGATTTCAAACAGCTAAATTTAGAATAAAACGTTAAATTTCATCGTTTtcttacatattaaaaaatgtgtatgacCTTAAATGACACAGAGCTGGAACATTGtctaatttttatatttcatagactctgtctgtgtgtgtgtgtgtgtgtgtgtgtgtgtgtgtgtgtgttgcaggtgtgtgtgcggcGTCAGCAGGCGAGGAGGGACTTCCACCAGAAACAGCGGCTGCTGCTGCGCCTCCTCCCTGCAGACCAGGTGCAGTCGTACCTGCAGGAGTGCGAGCGCCGTGCCGCCGTGGTGATCCAGAGCGTCTGGAGAGGCTTCAGAGAGAGACGACGCTACGACGACgacacacggagacacacacgcagacagcAGCAGGCCGCCAGGACGCTGCAGAGAGcagtacgcacacacacacgcatgcacacacacacacacacacacgcacacatgcatatCGGCAGTAGGTTTTCTAAGGTTGTCCAAACGTCTCatgatttggcacaaacgtttgcTCTCACTCGAGAATGAagtgattaaattttggtggtcaaaggtcaactttaggTAACTTTGTTTCCAACCCAGTCTTGTCCATGTCACATCTCAGACGGTCTTTTGGGGAATTGtcttaatttttgcacaaaccTCCACTTGGACGTATAAGAATTTAGTGGtctaaggtcactgtgaccgcgtccgtctcatttttgtgaatgcttTATCTCAAGatcgccttgagggaatttcttcaagtttggcacaaacgtccacttggagtCGAGGCCTACAACCACCAGACGAAAGTCCTCgatgtttaaaaagtatttaaatgaaCGTCCCAACAAATGCAGTTAAACAAGACGACACACACTCGTGTCTGCGTGACTGACATcgtctcttctctctcttcaggTGCGTCGTTTTCTGCAGAAATGCAGAGCAGCGAAGGTCCCGCCCACCACATCCTTCTGGATTGGTCAGAGCGGTTTGACGGACAGCCGGAGGGCGGAGCTAAAGAGACAGGTGGACAAACACGTCTCCCTGCATCCTGTAAGACACTTAAACAGTCAACATGTGGACAAACAGTCGCTGTCTGTCAGACACATAACCatgatgctctgtgtgtgtgtgtgtgtgtgtgtgtgtgtgtgtgcgtgtgtgcgtgcgtgcgtgtgtgcagtCGTCCCGTGTGTCCCATGAGGAGTGCAAGCGTCTCCACGAGGag includes the following:
- the LOC121938293 gene encoding IQ calmodulin-binding motif-containing protein 1-like, whose product is CQCESSFRKLMDSLCWLLRAHAALTSQVLSSVHYEQIQMCEDVGVSLLCVQMWIQTCTASRDFLSGLSDDSVLLLLNEAVGQLAVSGDSSVGGASVRLILLMANQQKARLRPLLLHFRGLDSLLDKDWRGRGFDQDLDQLIALIRSDGTSQVCAERVRAACVIQAAWRSYRTRRRVRSLNRAVSTLQRRYRARRRQQQQQEERQRWEEELKYQVCVRRQQARRDFHQKQRLLLRLLPADQVQSYLQECERRAAVVIQSVWRGFRERRRYDDDTRRHTRRQQQAARTLQRAVRRFLQKCRAAKVPPTTSFWIGQSGLTDSRRAELKRQVDKHVSLHPSSRVSHEECKRLHEEVQLLLLSELQRGDQRRREEQRVEALLAHTHTQLELLR